The genomic stretch CAAGGTGAAGAGAGGGTAAAGCAGCACCATATGGCGTTAGAGACCGGCTATATTTCCATGACGGGTGCGGTATCTTCTGTTATGGAGAGCGGCACTTGGTGTCTGACAGCAGCGTGAATTAGTGCCGGTGGAGGGTTATCGATATCCTCTCTTTGGAAATGTGGCCTGAAATTTTCTGCAAAGTCTGCTTTGGTTTTCTGTTATCCTCTTTCATTTTCCTTGTCCATACATTAATAAATAGAGCTCTTCAGGTGTGGTGTAACCTAATAGGCCTCTTTTATAATTGCCTGAACAGTCACTGGGTTTTATTCCCAGAGGAAAACACATGACCTCTTAACTGTCTACAgctaaaatgtacatttttatcgCTGTACAAAGACAACCAGAGTGAGTACATATTTTGGTGCAGCTCCAGGTTTTTTGTTCCTAGTTGTACAACAGCAACATAAAGGTTAGTGTGTGCTCCTGCATAATGTGTGTTCACAGGCCTACAGTACCTCGGGCTGAGAATATAATCCATGCCAGTTTATGTTTGAATGAGTAACACAGGTGTCTTAAAAAGCCACACAAATCCAGTGGCATGCACAGAGGTGGGTGGGGGCAGGAGGGAAACAGCCCCcactgtttttgtcttcagtgcATGAAATTGTAAAGCTAAAAAAAGATTAACCAAAAAACACATAGTAGAGACATGTGTTATGGTCCTCAGGGGACAACCCTGTTGGGTTAGGGCTTTTATTCTTGCCCATGGAGGTGTTGCATGCCACCAGTGTTGTTACAAACCTTCTTTATGTACCGAATATTCAACTCAGATATCATAACAgcgtgtttgtgtccatttcAGGGCACAATGAGTGAAGAGTCAGCGGTCACCCCCAGCTGGCTGACCCCTGACCCCACAGCATGGGGAAGTGGAGGCGGGGGACCGATGGACAACAGCACCGCCCTGGGGACGTTTACACCGGACTCCCTCCCGCCCAGCCAGCTGCCCCTGCTGGTCAACCCCTGGGACATTGTGCTGTGCTCATCTGGGACTCTGATAGCCTGTGAGAACGCCCTAGTGGTGCTGGTGATCTGGCAGAATCCGGCGCTCAGAGCTCCCATGTTCTTGCTGATTGGCAGCCTGGCGCTGGCCGACCTGCTGGCCGGCCTGGGCCTGGTGCTTCACTTCACCTGTGCCTACTTGCTTCGTTCCGACTCGGCCCAGTTGCTGACCGTGGGCCTGGTGGTGGCCTCCTTCTCCGCCTCCGTCTTCAGCCTGCTGGCTATCACAATTGACCGCTACCTGTCACTGTACTATGCCCTCACCTACAACTCAGAGCGGACAGCGGCCTTCACCTACACCATGCTGGTGCTGCTGTGGGGCCTCTCCCTGTGTCTGGGCCTGCTGCCGGTCACAGGGGTCAACTGCCTGGCAGAGGAGGCTACATGCAGCGTGGTGCGGCCactcacaaaaaacaacatcGCAGTGCTGTCCGTCTCCTTCCTGCTGCTCTTCGGCCTCATGCTGCAACTCTACGTCCAGATCTGCAAGATTGTGATGCGCCACGCTCACCAGATCGCCCTTCAGCACCACTTCCTGGCTGCCACACCCCACTACGTCACAACACGGAAGGGCGTGTCCACGCTGGCCATCATCCTGGGTACCTTTGCTGCCTGCTGGATGCCATTCACTGTCTACTCTCTCATCGCTGACTACACCTACCCTCCACTCTACACCTACGCCACACTGGTGCCTGCCACCTACAACTCCGTCATCAACCCGGTCATCTACGCCTTTAGGAACCAGGAGATCCAGAAGGCGCTGTGGCTGGTGTGCTGCGGCTGTGTGCCTGCCAGCGTGGCACAGCGTGCACGGACCCCTAGTGACGTCTGACCAAGCAGACCCaggtggaaagagagaggagccCTGGGTCAGCTCTGCTCCTCGCTGGATCTGTCTAGTGTcaaagagagcagcagcagtggaggtcAGGGGAAGTGGCAGAGGGCTGTGACTTCAGTTCTGGCTGAAGATGTTACTAGCAGAGGCAGTTTGGTTAGTTATCCACAGCCCACCTGGATGGATGGcgttttttctttgttacagTCACCATAGGGCAAGGTATCTCACTGTCTTCCCCAGTAAAGGCGGCCACTGCGCGGGCTGCATCCCGCCCCACTCCCGTTCAACCCGTGCCACGCCCTTCCTCTGTTCTGCAGAGAGCGCCGAGTGCATCACGTGTTACAGGCAGTAGCTGTATATAGACTGTGCATATAACAGCACTGGAGCTTTGGTTGACACgtgcttgtttttcttcaaatagGGGGGATTATTAGTTTGCAcccctgtgtgtgcgtgcgtgcgtaaAAGCGCACGGCAGATTAACAAAGCAGTGTGTGCGGTTAATATGCAGGCATTTCCACATAAAACCCGCCTGAAGCAGCATCCCGGCGCTCTGCTGCTGCACTCTGAACGTGCGTCGAAAGCTAAACAGCAGCGGAGAGCTAAAAATAGACCCGGCGCTCTCGGATCCGCGCCCTGCGTCCTCGACAGACGCTGAGAAAGATATCAAGCCGTTTCTTCTTCACCTCGCCGCTCCCGTTTTCTTTcgtcttcttttctctcttgatTGTGCGTGAATGTGTTTTAGTTCAGCTCGCGTCTGGGAGGCTCAAGACAAAGCCCCAGGAGACCCCACCATTAACCCCTACtccattttttattattaacgGAGGCACCAACCCCGAATATGGGCCTATCGGATCCTGTAACCACCTTATATCCCTTCTCTTTCACTTAGTGAGTGGAGATTGCTTCTGACTTTTTGAATGTCTGGAGATTGCTATATGacttttaattataattaatatgAGAAAAACCCACAAATTTGAATGATGATAAGTTTTAAAAGGATAACACATATCAAATGTATTATCCTTAAAGCAGTCCTATAGGAGATTAATTAACATGCCTATGATCAAATCACTCCAAACATATAGACAAAAGCCCAAATAACAAAGTGATATAAGTGATTTTGTGTGAAAATCTGCAAAATCCGAatgtatttccatttatttcatcTCTTTTGGCTCCTAAAGAGCCTCACACCAACCACATCATTTCTGATCCGCATGCTAGACTCCAGTGTAATTTGCATGCAACAAGCACAGATCTGCTTTTTTCGTCCTGAGTTCAGTGTGGTAGGTCACATGGACCACCACAGGCGATGTGTCATGGTACCCTGACGTCATGACCCTAATAATTTTTGTTTATGTACAATGTACCACAGTGTACCTCACATGTATCACCTTGAATGAGCTAAAATCATCACTGGATGATCACAAGAGTTGCAccctttttgaaaaatgtggaatttATCAAATATTTTGCAGTGTAGTGCAGATAAGTTGGAAGTTCAGAGGCGTTCTGACAGCTCTGCTTTGATCATGATTTGAGTTCAACTAAGTGTAATTTAATTGAAGCCCAAATCACAACACCCACCAGCTGCTCTGAATTAGTTTTTTGGGTCTCAAAAATTAGTTTGCAAACCCAACAAACATGCAGGCTAATTCCTCGTTCCTTCAGATCATGTCAGCAATAACTTGCCTATGAATGGTAGTTATTTTTTAGATGTGAAGCAATACTCAGACAGCAATAACATCCACATCCCACCGTGACTTCTTCCTGCTGAGTGAAGTACAATAATGGCCGCTCGGGTGGGGGACGTGGTGTAGCGAACATGCTCAATGAGCTACAAGTGATGCTTCAGTGATACATCTTCAAATGGGTGGTAGGAGAATCACTCCTGGGCTGGAGATCAAACGACTCATTTGTCACGGCGACACCACTGCCTCATTCCtccacaatgttttttttcccgcTCCCAAAAATCGGGCTTTGATCATTTGTCACACCAGGATGAAATTGTGAACTTTTTTTGGGGGTTGTTGCCTCTGCCTTTTGTGAGCATATGAACTGTCCTGAGTGTTGTAACCTcaagtgtcagtgtgtgatgtGGGACTGTGTTTTCGTGCATATGGTATGAGCTGCATGGCCtctgggtgtgtgcatgtgtgtctgtgtgtttgtgatccAGCAGCTCAGCAGCTCAGCAGACCATAATCTGTCTCCTTGTGTTGTCAGGCGGGAGGGGGGTGAAACAGGTCTGAGGAATATAAATTCCTGTTGACCCCCTAACCAACCTTTGAGGATAATGCTGCCAGTCTTCCTGTCAATTCTGAGAGAAGTGGCCTCCTTACATGTTTGTAGAGCTTTTTGAAGAGAGATAGGCAGACTAGGGAAGCTCCAGCACTTCAAGCCAAAGTGAAAAGGACTCTGAATGAACTGGGATCCTAGTCCTGCcgtgttttctgtctcctctATATCACTAATATTCTACTTTAAATCAGTCTAGTCTGGTTGAGGCAGGTGTCCGTTAAGTGACCTCTGAATGATTCTATGAGCTAAAAATGGCAACTTCCAAATACAAAGATAAtgcttcttctttccttccttgcTGCCTCCCCTCTCAGTGATGATGCCTGATAGAGGCATTTGAGGAGCTCCCAGTCTTCATCTTTCTGGCCTCAGAGCAGGTGCAAAGCGATCAAAGCAAGGGAGGTGGGGATGAGTAAGGAAAGGAGAAGATAGCATTTTCTAAGCATTGGAATGTAGCCTGTGTATGTGAACTTGTGCACAGTGTCAGACTGAAACCTGTTGTTCGATGAGCACCAACAGGTCAGGCTGGCAcatcaaaaacattacaaactctTATTCCTTTACCTTTGGAGAAAAGTCTATTTTGTTATATTCATTGAAAAGttctatttttttccactttagtCTGGCCTGAATTCTTTCAGATTCTGATGTATAACGGCGCTGTAAAGCCTTTTTCTGAATGTAGTAGTTTAGTAGTTAACTGCTATCCCCTCCTCGtgattcatttgtttctgtaaataTGGCATGCTGAAGAGGAGAGACTTTATAACACCGTGCATGGTGCTACCAAAGCCAGTCAAACCTGAGGATGAATTGGGTTGCACCATTTTTTGAATGACATTTCTCCACCTCAGCTGTTAATGTATAATTTCTTCTGTTGGGTTTCACTTTCCTCGCTTCAATATGCACCAGTTAGTAAAGGCTAGTTAAAGGATGATTGAGATGATTTGGCTACACAGATGAGGAatgaatgagaaaacaaaaattggTACACAACTTTCTCTGATTGGTGAATGTTTTCCTCTTGTGCAGCCAACAGTATTATTGAGATTTTCATGATTGAACAGGTGTGAACAAGGGCTTTGTATCCAAGAATAGTAAAAGACTGTGATGTTGGATGTAATACTTCT from Siniperca chuatsi isolate FFG_IHB_CAS linkage group LG19, ASM2008510v1, whole genome shotgun sequence encodes the following:
- the gpr12 gene encoding G-protein coupled receptor 12, whose product is MSEESAVTPSWLTPDPTAWGSGGGGPMDNSTALGTFTPDSLPPSQLPLLVNPWDIVLCSSGTLIACENALVVLVIWQNPALRAPMFLLIGSLALADLLAGLGLVLHFTCAYLLRSDSAQLLTVGLVVASFSASVFSLLAITIDRYLSLYYALTYNSERTAAFTYTMLVLLWGLSLCLGLLPVTGVNCLAEEATCSVVRPLTKNNIAVLSVSFLLLFGLMLQLYVQICKIVMRHAHQIALQHHFLAATPHYVTTRKGVSTLAIILGTFAACWMPFTVYSLIADYTYPPLYTYATLVPATYNSVINPVIYAFRNQEIQKALWLVCCGCVPASVAQRARTPSDV